The Magnolia sinica isolate HGM2019 chromosome 3, MsV1, whole genome shotgun sequence genome includes the window tttggactgatcagattgagATAATCTATGATAGGAATACCATTTCTTAGCGCCtgcgcatcatccatcacactctgccggagCATCAATGCTCTTCTGCGAAAGAAAATCCCCCTTCGTCTTCCCCTCCCAACGGAAACCGGAAACTTCCCAAAACCctagtcttctctctctctctctctctctctctctctctctctctgaatatTCAATGGCGGAAATCAAAGAGAAAGCCCTAGAAGAAGAGGCTCATCTTCCATCGCCTCTGCTCTCAAAACGAAAACCTGATCTCGAATCCTCCAAAGAAGATCCAGATCCCGTGAAGAAGATCAAACCAGACGACATTCATCAAAATCCCCGTTCTACCCTCCAACAAAACGATAATTCCCATGCCGAAGCCGGAGCCGAAGCCGACGAAGACGACGAAGATGAATTCGACGGAGAAGacgatgaaaatgaagatgacgaagaagtagaagaagaagatgaagaagaagagagaggagggAAGGACAGTAATGGAAATTCGAAAAtcgacaagggcaaaggggtcaTAAAGGAGAAAGACGACAAGGGAAAGGGAAAAGCGAAGGTGGTTGAAGAAGACAGCGGCAGTGGCAGCAGCGACGATAACGACAGTGGCGGAGACAACAACGGCGATGATGATAGTGATTTCTCTGATGATCCACTCGCCGAGGTCGATCTATCCAACATTCTTCCTTCAAGAACCCGGCGGCGTGCTGCTCAGCCCGGGGCTTATCTCGTTAATGATATGGACGGTGATGACGACGATGATAGTGAGTAGTTTTGATGGTCAGATGCCGGCAGAATGAGGTATGAGAATTCTAGATTTTGGGATTAGATAGTATTTCTCGTTGCAATTTCGATCAAAATTCCAATGTGGACAGCTGAGTAGCTTATCAGTGCAAATGTAGTATGAACATGCGGCATAAATCTTTATGTGTAACATGATTTCTGTACCTGATTAACAAAGTTTGGATTCCCATTTTGTAGTAATATCTGTTGTGGTAATTTAGGTCTGATATATCTGTATTAGTGTTTTGATGGGTGGGGAAGGATTGGGGGCTAGGGGTGCAACTGggtcgggttgagggtcaaccggagccctttttttttttttttttttgagttagcttgttagtacacagccactgtcagtacacactgcactgttagccacccccactagggattgataccaagacctcttaACCaatctcaagaggacccaactcacaacctgacctgacctgaaTTGCAACACAAGGTgctgaacctgaacctaaacctaaaactaacccAAATTCCTCAATGctcgacccaacctgacccataGACATGTGATTGTTGTCAACCTCCCCACCTGATTTCAAGGTGGATTGGCATTTTCCCACTTGAACCTGACCCATTGAGTCAGTCGAGTACGGGTTGCAGCCCTATTGGGG containing:
- the LOC131239362 gene encoding uncharacterized protein LOC131239362; protein product: MAEIKEKALEEEAHLPSPLLSKRKPDLESSKEDPDPVKKIKPDDIHQNPRSTLQQNDNSHAEAGAEADEDDEDEFDGEDDENEDDEEVEEEDEEEERGGKDSNGNSKIDKGKGVIKEKDDKGKGKAKVVEEDSGSGSSDDNDSGGDNNGDDDSDFSDDPLAEVDLSNILPSRTRRRAAQPGAYLVNDMDGDDDDDSE